The genomic stretch TGTAAACTTTATTAACTTTCGAAACGTCAATAGTCGTAGCTGTGATTACAAAAAAATACAtctcatgtatttcatttcagaGTCTTTGATTACCGAATTAATATATATATCTAACTATCAAACCTTTAAAAACTTCTGAATATCCATCATGTGCAAGTTATTTGCTAGCATCACACACACAagcatgagagagagagagagagagagagagagagagagggagaaagtGAGAGGACTGAGGAGGAAGTATGACAAAAGTTTTTCTGCCTTGTACTATTTCTGCTAAATAGGTAAATAATAGAAACCAATATACAATGCACTCGACCTAGAACAATGGAAGGAGCAGTTGGGCAGAATCAGAATcacttgagagagagagagagagagagataaggGAGGAAGGAGGATAAGATGACATCAAAGATCTTTCTGTAACATACTGCAATCAACCAATGTAGCATCTGCAAAACCACCTATAAACAGAAAATCGACAAACTATAAACAGCAGTTAGAAGGATAACAGAGAAAAGGAAGGTGGTGCTAATTGTGCTTGACTCAATAGCAGAAGTTTTCATAGAATGTCATCTCATAAGCCAACATTGATACATGCATTTTCCAGATTACACTATAAACTGCATAAAGCAAAAGTTTGAAGGAAACAAAAGCAAAACCATTAATGACAAAAGTGAATGACACAAATGCACAAAAACGAATTGGCAAGCGTGTACATTCTTAAATGGTGAACTCAACTTCTTTAACCACCCTTAGAAAATGAGCACCTCTCACTTAGACCATGAAACAGGTTCTTCGAACCCACTAATTTGAAAGAACAATCCTTTGTGATTCTATAACAGTATCTATTATCTTTAATGGGCAGGTTCGCATTATGCTTAAATAATTAATCCCTTCTGGggaataaaaaattaatccctTCTGGAATGCAAAAAGAGCAAGTGAGGTTGCAAAAACTAGGAGGAAAAGCCAAGTCAAGAACTTCGCTCCAGAGTCTCTCAACATGAATTCTCTTTCTAACAAACCAAAAATGATTTCTGGCATCTACTTTGAAAGCATTTTGCGTCTCTATAGACAATAATGTTCCCAAAAACAGAGAGTTCTCTTCTGTTTACATATTTCCACATCAAGATGTCCTTTCTAAATCCATCCCACCTTCAGCATATTCACCCATTCCATTCTCACTCTCTGGTCTTACCGTCATCGCAAATATCCCATGCTAAAGATGAGTACCAATTTATCCAAAACAGACAAAAATATGTCCAAAAGTGCTCTACCACTGGCTTTTGCTGAAGAGTAAGTATGGAGATTAAATTTCTTGGACTCTTTCCAATTATACTGCTTTAACTTGTTCCTATCTCACACATAAATTGAGAGTACTACCTGTTGTATCCAAAATTAGGTCCTCTTAACTTTCTAGAAACTTCATCTATCATTAGTATTATCATTTAAAAACTTGCACAATTAAGACCAGTTCATTTAACACCACCATAGTTTACAGCAATCCATGTGCCACTTAATTTTTTCTTAAGAAACAGTAAACTATACCTCAATGTTTCATGCATTTGCCAGGCTAAAACAGTTCCTTTTCAAACAAATAATGTTCACCTAGTAACATCTAATTCTTGCTAAATTATCTCCCAGATTTCAAGCTCTAGTATGTCTTTGTCATCTGGATGCATTTAACTTtgcagaaaacaaaagaataaataaacTGATTAGGACTTTCTTCATCCAAACTTAAACCTCAATTTGCATTTAAGAACTTGTAAAGAAACTACTGCTAAAAAAGTATCTTGTATGCTCATCTTGGTTAGCAAGTCCATATACATATGTTCTTCATCTTTACTAGTCATTGCTCATCATCCAGAATGATACAGGAATACTTCTGCGCTTTATATGTAGCACTTACTAGCATGCTTTATTCTGAGGGCATAGTTAAAACATTCATCATGCATAATTATTATTGTTCCTTTACCAAATCTCATGACGTTTCTCTTTTGTTTcaacagaaaaaagaaatatgtaaAACAGAGAAGAAGCATGACAAAAATTGCATTGACATTACAGGAACATTCTATCCACTAGGGAGAACTACTGAGTACTTGAAAGAGATACAAAACCATATACTTTAAATATTTAGAGTAATAATGGTTCCCTCTCATTTTGGGAAACAAAGTAAACAAAAAACCTGAAATTCTATGGGAAACTTAAAGATGCTGAAATAGTTGAGAGGAGAGTATATAGGTGTTGCTAAAAAAGTTCACTCACCAGAAAATGTAAATAGAGATAGCAAATTCCCATCCCGAACTCTTTTCCTTCACAATTCCTGATAACCCATTAGCATCCTGAGATTTTCATTGTAATTCCCAGTAATAATTGCTGCACCACCTAGCAAATAGCAATCAAATTTCAAACTGATATCATTAAATGAATCTATGCTTGTATTTGATTGTGAATAATATGACAGATTCAAGAAACTTACAATGGCAATTATGAATTAAAATGTCagaaaatttttgacatttCATAAACTATAGCCTAGAGCACATGCTCCACGACAAGCTGCTCTATTAGGAGTTATTAGTAAAACCGGCAAAAAGGAATAATCTTAAGTCACTTTACTTTGATCACGTTAGGAAACATTCTTATCAACAGCCAAGACAAGTAAATGGAGCCACTTGTCTTAAGGTACATCAATACTCAATAGCAGCTTCTTCAGTAATCATGTCTACCATATGGAACAACTGATACAAATGCATGAATTCTCTACAATCTTATTAAAAATGCATTGGATGATAATGCAAGTTTAAAGAAGACTACGCTTTGCATAGCATGCTGAAACCTTCCATCCACATAGTGACATCCCagataagaaaagaaagaaagcaaacATGGATAATACATGTTTAAGATTGCAGAGGAAGGGGGGACTGAATCACACCTTATTCTTTACTCGCAATCAGCCATCCTAGACAGCGTCAATACAGGTGTTTTGTATCTATTTTTAAATATCTCACAATGAGAAACCATAAATCTGGAGCTGCTTCTTCTCATTGATGCTCCCAAAAGTTTGGGTCATAAAATCTGTATTCGGTCACCAAGGATGCAAATCAGTGCAAACAATTGCAGATGAATGCATTGGAAATGAGCCTTTAATGAAATAAGGATACCTGAGAGACATACTAGCTTGAAAAGCCAGTAGTTGACAGCCAAATCTCCAAAAATACCAAATGACGAGACTTTTAAACTGCACGGTCAAACGAATGACACTAGGTAACTATTTGAATTTGACAAAAAACCACCTCTACATCACATACACGATACGGATAAcaatcaaatatatatacaccTTTAACCAGACAAAAGTGTTGGCATTGAGATGATACAAAAAGCTCTTCAAGACTGAGTCACAGAAAAACCATGACCAATAAAAAGTAATTCACATAGCATCTAAAAAATCAAAGATATGAGCAGTAACTGACTATGGAAGCTTGTAGAGAGAAACTGTGTTAAAGaaaatttgatcaataaaatttgatcaagaaaagtatgcatcaaaagaaaatttgataAATTTGGTAACACGtggaaaagtaagaaacaaGCATCCAAGATAAATTTTTCTCTGTGATGGGTTACTAATTAAAAGGATTTTCCCCTACATATTTCTATACATTTTTGGCATTGGTTAAGCCTTTGAATAGAATACTCACTTTCAGTACGATCACAGATGGGAGGAAGCACAGAAGTCAAATTCAAAACTACCTCAACCTTCCACAACCCAGACTAGCTTCATAATGCTTATATTTGGCAATACAGCTTCTTTGTTGAGATAAAAGTTTATAAAGCACTCCCATCTGAAGAGCCTTGCTACTACACTTGGACCCTTCAATAACTTAACAAAGTCACCTTGTCGACATCTCATTTGCACCTTGCTGCACCTGAGAACTAGTTTTATAAGGCATTCACCTTTGGCAACTATTGCATCATGGAAAACCCTTAGTTGATGATCAGGTTCTGGGTATGTAATATTGAATAACTGGACTTTGCTAATCTTAATGAACCCTCCTGATTCATCTTGGGATGCTTGTTACAAGGATCCCATTTCACTACCTTTGACAAATGCTAGTGATAGATGCAACAAGAGAAAACAGACAAAAATGCAGGTTTTAAGTATCACAGATATGCATACTAGAAATGGAGACAACAAATTCATTAACATCCAACATACAGATTCCAAAACTGACCCCCAGAAAAAAACAAGTCAATATTACATATATTATCCAACAATGTAACCACAAACAACAAGAGAATAAGCCCTCTAACCAACATCCTGCTTCCGGAAAGCAGCCTGGTCAAACTGGGTATCCAAATGAATCCTTTGAACCACTGCAGATGCTTTCAGAAGCAACTAAATTCACAGTAATGTCAAGTTTGTGGATCTCCATCGAGCCCAAAAAGGTAAATCAAATAAAACCCAAGAAATTTGCTATCCTTCAAGAACAGTTTCCTGAAAGAAGCATGCTACATCTGACATAGCAATTTAGCATAGATTAGAACTGCATGCAACAACAAAATAAGCCCTGCACCTCAGATCAGGCATCTGGAGAGCAGCCTATTCAAATTGGAATCTCTAAGTCATTTAGTTACATCTACATACTTCGGACACGATTCAAAACGGAATCTTCTCATCTACAAACACCATTATCAGATATGACATAAGCTGCCCATAATCAAACTGAAGTTTATGATTGTCATTACTGTCACTTGTGGTAAGAAATACAGTGCAAAAGTAGATACTATAATCATAGTTGTAAACAAAAGACTCTAACAAGAACTTTTTTGACATAGCAAAATGATTTACGTGACCAAATGGCTAAACTCATTAAATCATGTTACCAAAGGAGTTTGCTTACATTTGCGATTTTTTGATAACTATAACCTCCCTAAACATTTCAGCCTATTCAACAGCACCTATCTATGCAATGTACATGATCAACAAGGTACACCATTTAATGTCTGTTAGCAATCTAAAACAAAGCAAGAACCTAGTTATTCACCGCTACACTACCTATCTGCCTTCTGAAGCTCTCTATGTCAAATCTGGAGAAATTTCCACCATCATTCTGCAATTACCCACCTCCTTTTTCTTCCCTCCAGATAAATCACGAAATTGCTGCAACTCAGACTTGAAGGGAATGTTCCTTTTCTTCCCGCTTAAGAGGAGAAGCCGGGATCATGCCCTCATCCTCCCCAAAACGATGATGACCGCAAATGGTATTCCTCGTGCCAATTTCACAGGTAGCCAACTTTGTAACATCAAAATCCTTATCATCACTGGTCAAAAGTTTCCAGAAAAAATCCACTAAGACAGTCTCATAATTGGGCATCTTAGCATAACCAGGAAAGTAATTAATGTCAACAACAAGATACCTATTTCCAACTTTGGCGTCCCTAATAACATCAAAATTGAATAAATGCAGCTTAGTTGCCCTCCTCAAACCCTTGGCTATCTCATTTATCAAGCTCATTGGGGGCAACTCTGCACTCTCCAAATGCATCAGTTTATAATATTTGTCAGGATTTATCTCATGAGCACCTACGTTAGATACCTGACAGAATGATAAGGACCCCTCCAAGCTCCTCAAATTCTCCTCACTGATGTCAGGCAGAGACTTCCTCTTCACACACTTCACATACTCGCCAACCACGTAGACCTTGAAAATCACCCCACCATGATTTACAAACTCCTGCAACACAATCGGTGGCTTGAGCTTATTCAGCCCGTCATTGTTATAAACCAAAAGCATCTTATGCGATTTCGCGCTGCCATCGGCAACTAACGGCTTGGCAATGACAGGAAATTTCAGACCCTCCTTTTCCACATTCACCTCCGAGACCGAACCAAAATCATAAATCACAGTCTGCTTTGGAATCCCGAACGAAGCCGTCTCCGCCCCTGCTATTTTAGACGGGTCCATTTCGAGCTCCGCCACCACCTGGAGCATCGAAATCCGGTTATGGAGCCGCTCAATTGCCTCCGGCTGGTCAATAATCAAAGCGCTAGGGCTGTTCTCCTCAAACTCCTTCAATTGCCGCTTCCAATCATCACTATACAACTTATGGAGCACGCAATCAAACGGTCCTTGATCTACCAGTTGCCGTTGGAGGTCGATTTGTACCAAATCGATGCCTCTTTCGCACGCGAGTTGCACAAGCGAGCCTTGTATGAAGCTCGCTTGCTTCTTCGGCGCCAACGCATAGCCGACCGCGAACCTTTTCGGCTCCTCCATTGTCCAAATTTCGCGAGAATCAAGAAATGCAGAGGAATTTAATCTTCGATTGGGGAAATCGATGGCTTCAACAGGATTGCCGCATTGcaaaaaaatgcaacaaaaccCCAAATAGCTCAGCACCAATTTCAACCGAAGAAAATGCTAGGGTTTTTGAAATGAAGGAATCTTTCGTGGAAATTGaggttaaagaaaaaaaattgaaatgtaCATGTAGATATAAGCATGTGtgtatatagatatatatatatatatataggttcTGTAGAAAGAATAGGAAAGCAGCAAAAAATAAGACCGAGAAAGGCGAGATAGAAAAAAAGTGAGTGAAGTAGGGTATTTATAGGATAAGGGTAGGGAGGGGTCGGCAGGGATTTGATATCTTCACTCGACTGTGCTGTTCAAGTTGACGTGGACGCGCTCCATAAACGCGATTAAACGGGGCGTGACTGTGCGGTATCAGGTAAGCCGAGGGTGATGGATATGGACGGTGAGGATAGGGAGGTCTATTAAGAATGATGGAGGTGAGAATTGTTTGGGATTTGGTGAGCTAGTGGTAGTAGTAGCCATTTTGACTATGGTCTGGTGTTGTATTGATTTGGGGGAATATTTTGGATGGTTAGGGGAGAGTTGAAAAGTGGTCCTAATAATAGCCGTTGACTCCAATTGGGAAATGGGAATAagggataatttaatttattttattttattttttttgcttcttgTGGATTAGATTCTATTGGTgtattcttttattcttttcttaattaaatAGTAATGGATATGGGATTGGTGTTTGtgagaa from Coffea eugenioides isolate CCC68of chromosome 8, Ceug_1.0, whole genome shotgun sequence encodes the following:
- the LOC113781159 gene encoding inositol-tetrakisphosphate 1-kinase 1-like: MEEPKRFAVGYALAPKKQASFIQGSLVQLACERGIDLVQIDLQRQLVDQGPFDCVLHKLYSDDWKRQLKEFEENSPSALIIDQPEAIERLHNRISMLQVVAELEMDPSKIAGAETASFGIPKQTVIYDFGSVSEVNVEKEGLKFPVIAKPLVADGSAKSHKMLLVYNNDGLNKLKPPIVLQEFVNHGGVIFKVYVVGEYVKCVKRKSLPDISEENLRSLEGSLSFCQVSNVGAHEINPDKYYKLMHLESAELPPMSLINEIAKGLRRATKLHLFNFDVIRDAKVGNRYLVVDINYFPGYAKMPNYETVLVDFFWKLLTSDDKDFDVTKLATCEIGTRNTICGHHRFGEDEGMIPASPLKREEKEHSLQV